The following coding sequences are from one Manduca sexta isolate Smith_Timp_Sample1 chromosome 7, JHU_Msex_v1.0, whole genome shotgun sequence window:
- the LOC115439927 gene encoding uncharacterized protein LOC115439927, with translation MSRRDSTVDMDAKYSSGDSVAMKPKIQEENNNDIDELSKELQMGCIVDAVKKPNICVETCVYESDDEVKTESYNPESYNPESYNPEQEEDAYSDEFEEDSGEEQVSFKSEPKAKKTLSREPSQSFVKISKSNSSVSTNKPNSVSGRSTNYGSLSVPQTRRINMSFTNERLREIERHNHILLTKILSARNNRKSSIPGRELPRKPVPSAAVLRKNQQRQIDHDNMILLKKIQRAKSSACSIRR, from the exons ATGTCACGCCGCGACAGCACCGTAGACATGGACGCAAAATACTCCTCAGGCGACTCTGTAGCCATGAAACCTAAAATACAGGAGGAGAACAACAACGACATAGATGAACTGTCCAAAGAGTTGCAAATGGGATGCATCGTGGACGCTGTGAAAAAACCAAACATTTGTGTGGAAACGTGCGTTTACGAATCTGATGATGAAGTTAAGACCGAAAGTTATAATCCCGAAAGTTATAACCCCGAAAGCTATAATCCCGAACAAGAGGAAGATGCGTATTCTGACGAGTTTGAAGAAGATAGTGGAGAAGAACAGGTTTCGTTTAAGAGTGAACCGAAAGCGAAGAAGACTTTGAGCCGCGAGCCGAGCCAGTCGTTTGTGAAAATATCAAAAAGTAACTCTTCGGTTTCCACTAATAAGCCAAATTCTGTATCCGGAAGATCGACGAATTATGG ATCGCTCTCAGTGCCTCAAACTCGCCGCATAAACATGTCGTTTACGAACGAGAGATTGCGCGAGATAGAGAGACACAATCACATCCTGCTGACGAAGATCCTGAGCGCCAGGAACAACAGGAAGTCTTCCATTCCCGGCCGGGAGCTGCCCAGGAAGCCAGTGCCGTCCGCCGCCGTGTTACGGAAGAATCAGCAACGGCAAATAGACCATGACAATATG ATCCTATTGAAGAAGATCCAGCGTGCCAAGTCGTCAGCGTGCAGCATCCGCCGTTGA